One part of the Dermacentor andersoni chromosome 2, qqDerAnde1_hic_scaffold, whole genome shotgun sequence genome encodes these proteins:
- the LOC126542428 gene encoding carbonyl reductase [NADPH] 1-like encodes MSSRVAVVTGGNKGIGFSIVKFLCQQFDGDVFLTARDETLGKAAVAELNKQLLHPKFHQLDIDDLESIQRLRDFLKSTYGGLDVLVNNAGIAFKVSSTAPFAEQAEVTVKTNFFGTLNVCKELFPLLRPHARVVNLSSVCGMLKRIPGEEVRKRLSNPDITLEELCSLMKEFVQAAKDGKNDEMGWGHSAYNASKVGITVLSFIQQREFNADPREDLVVNAVHPGYVDTDMSSHKGPLTPDQGADAATYLALLPPNIKSPKGEFVWNDRTVTSWDK; translated from the exons GTTACAGGTGGTAACAAGGGCATTGGGTTCAGCATAGTGAAGTTCCTGTGTCAACAGTTTGATGGAGATGTTTTCCTGACTG CCAGGGACGAGACACTTGGGAAGGCAGCGGTGGCAGAGCTCAACAAGCAGCTGCTGCACCCAAAGTTCCACCAGCTTGACATTGATGACCTTGAGAGTATTCAAAGACTTCGCGACTTCCTCAAGAGCACTTACGGGGGCCTGGATGTACTTGTGAACAATGCTGGCATTGCCTTCAAG GTCAGCTCTACAGCCCCATTTGCAGAGCAAGCAGAAGTCACTGTGAAGACAAACTTTTTTGGCACACTCAATGTCTGCAAGGAGCTGTTCCCCTTGCTGCGCCCACATGCCAG GGTGGTGAACTTGAGCAGCGTGTGTGGCATGCTTAAAAGGATTCCTGGAGAAGAGGTGAGGAAGAGACTCAGCAACCCTGACATTACTCTGGAGGAACTGTGCAGCCTCATGAAGGAGTTTGTGCA GGCTGCAAAAGATGGCAAGAATGATGAGATGGGTTGGGGGCACTCTGCCTACAATGCGTCCAAGGTTGGCATCACTGTGCTGAGCTTCATCCAGCAGCGTGAATTCAATGCAGACCCTCGTGAAGATCTTGTCGTAAATGCT GTACACCCAGGCTACGTTGACACAGACATGTCAAGCCACAAGGGGCCTTTGACTCCTGACCAAG GTGCTGATGCTGCAACATATTTGGCTCTTCTGCCTCCAAATATCAAATCGCCCAAAGGAGAGTTTGTTTGGAATGACCGCACGGTGACCTCATGGGACAAGTAA